The sequence below is a genomic window from Sylvia atricapilla isolate bSylAtr1 chromosome 26, bSylAtr1.pri, whole genome shotgun sequence.
TGTGGAGGTGATTAATACACTTGGTGGCCTCCTCAGATGTTGACATTGTCACAAAGCCATAGCAGCGAGCGCCAGGACTGCGAGCATTTGTCACCACTTTTGCACCAACCAcctttgggaaaaaacaaaaatattctgtgtttgtTGGCCCATTCCTAAATAAATTCTAACTTAATCATCATTTCTTAGAACAGTTTGGATGGGAAAGGACTTTTAAAAGCCATTCAGTTCAATCAATCCCCTGTCACAAGCATGGATATCTTCAATAATGCAGCTCAGAAAATTCATCTTCAAATTGCTGAGCAGGTCAGGAGCTTAAGGGAGATATATACAGAGAAGGGAGAGTGGTATagtaaaaaccaaaacaaaatcgAATAAACAAAACTACTACCACCTTCTCTTTCCTTACAGACTATCTGTGCCCACAGACTACAATCTCTGACAGGCAGTGGCACTTAGTGACATAAACTTTTAATATTAcattcagaaaagcttttggcAGAAGGAGAGATGGTCACAAAGAGTTCCcttccacagctcctgctcttgtATCCTAGCAGGCACTGCAAAACAAGTGCAAGCGTGCCCTCAGAGACTGGATTTCTCCAGAGAATATCCCTAGaaatagaattatttaaaacagcATTAACTATTGCTGGACACTCAAGACATTATTAGACTACTACATGATGATCTACCAGTCTCTCCTGTAAAGAATTGCCTCATTTTCACAGGTATCTGCACAGATTTTGCAAACTCCATCTCTGCTCTCACCCTTCCCTTTCAATCTTCTTTATTGAACTGTGCTCCTTTCAGATACAGTTTCCAAACAACACAAAGTTAAGAACTCAGTCTGCCCAGGGGCATTCATTAGGGGAAAATAAGCTAAATTTAAGTTCAGTCTTTTAAACTGATAGAATTGTTTGTTAATTTACATATCCACTATGTACCTTTCCATACTTGCTGAACAGATTCTTCAAATCTGTAGCTCTAGTAGAGGAGGAAAGTCCACTAACCCACAAATTTCTGCCAGAACCACTTCCCACACGGCCTGGggcacagaaaaagcaaaatataaaataccatgtaaaatacaaatgcagCAACACAAAATTAAGAGTCCCAAACCCCCTATATTATTCCTTCACAAAACTCTTCCACTGCAATTTTAATTCTGCCTCTTCCATTCATTCTTAAAATCAAATTGCAGGCTACACACTGCAGCCTGCAAAAATGAACATATGAAATCCATAGTGAATGTGCATTTGAACGGCCTTAATGAGTCTGTAGCTACAGATTTCCTGTACTTCAAACCCTTTTAGGAGAATTATAAAGTATCCAATGTTAATTCACAAGAAAGACTccttatttaaaacaaactcaACTCTGTTAACAGCGCTACAGAAGTTACAAGAAactgatattttaaagataCATTTTGAAGGGATGTGTAACAACTGCATTGAgaattcactgaaataaatcttcctttttACTCCAGGTTCTGTgtacataaaaaaaaccaaaaaaccccaaacatacaCCTACCTTTCTCATCTTTTGCGACTGCCTTTGTATCTTTGTCTTCAACAGGGCTAAAGACAAAACACCACATTATTCAAGAAATCACATGCAAAAAGAATATTAATTCTAGACAGCACAACTAAAATTGGATACCTACCAGTAAATTAGTTCCAAAATAACAACTATTATTGGCATATTTCTAGAAGAGTGACAGGAAATAGGGATTTGTACCCCTAAACGGACAATTCTGTTTGCAGATGACAGGAATAAGTGTAATTTGGGAAAACAACCTTTTGAAGgttgaggaaggaaaagaaatcaaacccactgctcttaaagaaaaaaaaaatacatctatacatggagaaataaaagagacCTTTAGGAATAGGCTACAATTTCATCAGTCTCGGAGGCCAATTGAAGGAAACAGCTTATTCGCATCACTTAAGGACCAATGATAAAAGATAGCATCTGGTCTAGAAcggagaaaaaacaaacctcttttTCTGATCACCGCCCTCACTGGCTGAGGACTCTTTAGTGGCAGGGGAAGATTCCTCAGAATTAGCTTTGTCTTCTGCTCTCTTGCCATCTTCTTTGCTATCTCTGGCTTCGGCACCTGCGCCTTTCTCCGCTGTCTCCCCACTAGAGGCTTCCAGGCCTTGGGAGCGTTTGCTACTCTGATCGCTTAGGGTCTCTACCACTACACCTTCAGAGTCCGGGGCCTCTTCCTCGGGGCTCTGTTCACTTGTCTCCCCTTTTGCTACCACTAAACGCTTTGCTTCCTTCCTTGCCAAAGCTTGGGCCGATTTGCTGTCCAAAGCTAAAGCATCTTCCTCCAGCTGAGCGGCAGCGAGAGCGTCCTCTTCCTCAGCCAGCCTCTTGCCTGGCCCCGCGTTACTGGCTTCCTGCGCACGCGGCCGCTCCGCTTCGGGAGGTTCTTCGTTAAGTAGCTCAGATTTACAAGTTTCCCCCAAAATGTCgagtattttctcattttctacgGATTTAACAGGAATAGAATGGCACAAGATTTAATCACCAGGGAAATACAGCAATCACAAATGTGGAACTGGCAATGGCTGCCACACTAACACCAAGAGAACTGCTAAGCTACACAGAGATTGGAAAACCCTAGTGTACACAGTGTTACGCCTACCACGCTAACTGCTCTCTCACACACTGCCAAATCAGCCCTACCACCTCAACAGGCAAGAAAAATGCCCCCACAGATTTAACAAAAAACTTCGGGCTCAGCCTTCATATTCTTCAGCAAATCGTTCAGCTCTGTTTCTTCTCTAGTTAGCTTCCAGAGTCCGAGATGCTTAACTGAACGTATCAAGGCACTGAGAGTTCAATTTTCCAAATTTCTGTGAAGTTCCTTTAGCAGAGACAGTCCAACATGAGAACTGGGCATCTTCTGGTggttctgtgtgtgtttgcagtcCAGAAAGCGAGTGGGATCTGTAGCAAATTCCTGTGATGGCAGCGTGTTCCTTCTTCTGAAGTCCAGtcactttaatttctgttctgcaccagagctctgcactgccTACACTCCTGGATTTATATTAATTCACAGAACCACTGTACAGTGTGATATCACAAGATCTGTTTTCAGAACCTTTACATCTTTAAGGCTCGTTCCTTAACTTCACTCTGCAGTAACAGTTCTAGGGAACCATTTCATGGTATTAAACACATTTTCCAAGGGTGGTTATTCACAGATCTGGTGATATGACTGGGTTTCCAATCTCTATGACCCTGCATGACCTGGATTTTCCACCATAATAACGTACACTACagtaatgcatttaaaaaaaagaaccatATAAACCAAACAGGGACGCAAAAAGCCTAAATGAAGAATGAAACTGTTTAAATGCCCAggattttcttcataaaaaatcaaagtaaccaaacaaaagcaaacagtaCCTGGCTCCAATGGTAACTCTTCAAGTTCCTGTAgtgaaaaagattttaaaaaggagaaatatcaCTATTTCATAAGTAAGATGCTATTCTGAGTGACATCTCTTAACCACTCATTACAGGAGAGTATTTAGTTAAAGCATTACTATAATTCACGCTATTTTaactttgaaaacatttaaCTCTAAACAAATTTCTCAGAAGGCTTGAGTTTTTAACATCCTCATAGTTCCACGAAGTCTGTGAGAACTTTAACACCTCTCAAATTCAGCCACCTGCTGAATACATGGTACACATTCACATGGGTAAATAATGAATGTAAGTAGCACAGAGGAAAGCTTATCTTCATGTTACTCTTCTGTaacctgtattttttaaagtctccTTTTTGCATCTAGGATCAACAGAAACACCAGCTTCACCTGGAGCTGGTGTTCTTAACCTACCAGGAATCACCTGGAAACAAGGCCAGCATTTCAGGAATGGACAGTTCCAGCTTTCTTCTCACCGTGGGATTTGGACATTTTTAGTGGAGTTAAACACAATGTAAGGCACTGAGCTGGTATTTATACGAGATGAAAGGAATCCAATCTACCACCAAACTCAGTATGACACATaaatcataaataaatatatatatatgcacatatatatgtgAGCTGATATAAAGTCTTTGTTTTtatgaataaattaaaaggcATTAACTCCTACTCTTTGCAAAGTAAGAATGCACCCACTGTACGCACAGTTCCAATATACAATATTATATAGCATATTTTATGCTTTGTTTGTAAAGAAAAACTGGCTACCATTTACCTTTATTACGGTTAAATCTGATGAAGAAGCATCTAAACTGTTCCCAACATCTTCAAACtctacctttaaaaaataaatgggagaCATCTTGTTATCTATGAAAGAATATTGTGAGTGAAACCTGAATGAGAAACTGAAGACTTGTATTTGCACTGACAGCTGTTATCCAGCAAACACATCCAGTATCCAAAGTAACCAATAATGGTAAAGACTGAGTGATAACTCCTAGGACTTGTCCTGATCCCCACTGACTGAATAAACTTATTTTATTAACTCCTAGCTATGATGGTCAGATCACAAAGATCTTTAAGTATGGGGATTCCAACAGCAAAATTTCTCTGATTTGTATCCCTGTCACTTACAGCAACAACACACAGCCAAAAAACCTACAGGTCTTGATAATTACTTCTTTCACTGATAAAAGCAGCTCATAGGAGCTAACCTGGCCTCAAGACATTTACTCACTCAACCCCCCCCCCTTTTTCTGAGTATTTCCATTTGATTTGTGTAGGACAAGGATATGCCTGGGAATAGAGGGCCAAGCTTATTTCTGCAACTTTGGAAAAGAACTACACAACTTTAGAACCTCAAGTCAATGTGGACACACAACTAAGAGCACTAGTCCCCCATTAGATGAGGCAGAAGTAACTTTTCCAAATACTTTGTTGTACATTTTAGGAGGTAAAACACTTGATTTTGGGAAAAGGGATTATCATCTTGCCCAATGTCAACAGCCAGATGAACACAGaaagacaacataaaaatactttcagcaACTGAGTAACTTCAAGACCCTAACTTAGCAGAAAAATAACCTTGAATATAATTTCATGAATGGTGTTGCTCCATTGAGAAAAAAAGCTACATTATTTGTAGGCCTCATATGTCCTCTACAATAAAGATCTAAAAATAggaataatatatataattaataagGTGAAGAAGAGTTCAAAGCATGATCACAAACAAATGCTCTGTAAACTGCTATGAATACAATCACGTGTACAAACAGCATTTacgtattttaaaaattaagactCATTGAGCAACAACCATAAGAACCAGTACAGTCCCAGATTTTCCCAAGTACTCTTTAGCCACCATTTTgctatttaatttataaataaataagttttaaaaagaaaactctgaTTCCGCACACATAAGAGATGCATACCATCACTATTGGTATTTCTCTTGattcttctttaatttctgaaaactgTGGGGAAGCCTCCAAGTTACCTACAGCATACTCAGTAGGCTGATCTGGAAGTTCTTTCACTTCTGCATCAGCATTTTCTTTACTATCAGACAGCGAGTCAAGAATATTATGGGCACTGTAATCATCTCCACAATCTACTGCATTGCCATTATCTATTTCAGCTTCATCTAACACACTAATATCCATCATGTCAATATCCTGCAAGTTATCGAAACTTGCTTCAATATCGtcctgtgaaaagaaaaaaagcacatgtCACAGTCAGGGTGACTTGAGAGCCATCTGCCATCAGCCCCCTCCAAACCCAGCCCCCTGTACCTGCCCATCTCCAGAATCCTCCTCCAGGCCGTTGTCTTCCACTCCCTCTTCGTCTGGCCTACGTCCTAACGACATTATCATCATTAGAATGAAAACAGGAATTATAATTGTGCCATTCCAGCTTTACTTTTCCACCAGAGTTGGTGTTCCCTTCAGTTTTTCCCCTGTTTCTCACAGCTGTTTGTTACTCCCCCAGTAAGTGACAAACATGCCACACAAACAACACCTGGCAGGAGCTCAAGCTCTGTGACCTCCCCAGAACATTTGGCTCAGCTCAGATTGCAGCAATTTATTACCTCAACCTTTCGTTTCTTTTCAGACATTTactagaagaggaaaaaaaactccaaccaaacaaaatacaagacaaaataatgaaaaaaaaaaaaaaaacaaaccccactcTACCTGTGAGTGTTACTGCAGTGCTCTGTCCACTAGATGGATGTGAATTATCTCAGCTGGCATGACTGAAAACACTACACCAGCTTCAGCACCAAAGAGCAGCTCCTCAAACTCTGAGCTAAGCAGCTGTTTAATCtttaatggattttattttcctcaaaaactACAAGCACGTTACAAAAGTGAGAGGGGTTTAGGAGCCAAGAGGAACATTTAATCTATTTCCATCCCAACACTAGAAGTGCTGTAATAGACATCAGGTGTTTTTCTGAGACTTGAAAATACATAGGATTCCAAAGATCTCTTTCACCCAGAGTTGTGACATTTGCCCTCTATCTGGTCAAGAATTCACATTTTAGCCTGCAAGAGTTGCACCATCACCCCAAATCAGATGTAATggcaaaaatcaaacaaattaGCTGGTAAAACAGTCGAGTTTTACCTCACAAATTTACACTTTGTGCAAACCAAATCTAGTAATGAAAATACTCTTTCTAAATTAGTTATTTTGCTCAGCTCCAATGCAAACTTTTGAACACTATTTGCTTACAAAATAAGATCAAGTTGTGCTAATTGACTGATTTTAGAAAACCAGTAAAttactttctgaaaataagGATTACATAAGACTGTCTCACTACTACAAAAACCAAGCATAAGGCCTTGAAAACATATCTGACTTCAGAAATTGATTAAAACCTTATCTTCTGGGAAGAAACCTGCAACTGCTATTAGCTATAAAGCGTAACAGTACAGAGCTTGTTTTGCACTTGCCAGAAACTCTGCATTTCTACGTACACTGATTCAGTGTTACTTggtaattcttaaaaaaatttcagggaactctgaaaacaaatcaaCAGATCCTTCAACATTTCATGCCTTATTGAATCACATGAAATTCTCTGAAAGAAGACTACGAAGTTGACTATTATATCGCCCATCCCTAGAAACGTGAGCACTAATGTGGGGAAAAGTgtcagtaataaaaaaaaaaaagattttgaaggCACCATTTCAGTAGTGAAATTGGTGAAAAACTCAAGGATGATAAGGTAGCAAGCATCTCTAACTGCTCTGTacctttgctgcttctttttggagttttcttcatattttccGAAATCATTGGAATTTCATCAGgattccctccttcctcctcaatAGCCTGATTGGGgcaaaatagaaaaacagatataaaatcacacattaaaaaaattcatttgtaCGTTTTGGTTGAGTTTAAGAGCTGGGCACCAGAGGCTGAAAAATTCCAAACCATGAATCAGCAACTTGGATAAACAAATGAAAGCACGCAGAAGGCAATAACATGTTGGTGTAAGGTTTCGGGAAAGCAGTCAGCAAAAAAAGCCAGTCCCACAGCATTTGTGACTGTGCACAGGCACACGAGTTGTTGTGACAATAAAAACCTCGGCTCTGGGAAACAGCAAGTAGCAGTTCAGAGAAGGGGTTCCACATGCCATTAACACACAACTGTTGTGATGAGGATACAGCGAACGGGCTACAGCTGCCTTGCCAGAAAAACATCAGTACGCAGCAAAAAGCCCGACAGAGAGCCTACAGCACTGTAAATCCAGGAACtcagagaacagcagaaaactgTGGTGCACGAAGCTACAAATACTCGGGCCGAGTGCCAGGGCAGACAGCGAGCACTGGAATCACTCGGTGACACTCCGTGACAGCGACAGGCGCAGGGCGAGCCCGGGACGGCGCAATGcaggcccggccccggcggcaCCGAACGCTCGCACGGATCCCGGCGGCCCGGCCGCTCTTTGGCGCCATTTTCCTCAGCGGTGCCCGCCGGGCCGGGGTCGCAGCCGCTACGCCCACCCCTGAGGCAGCCCCAGCGCGTCCGCCCGCTCTCACCTTCCTCAGGCGCTCCATGAGGACGCTCTTGTTCCCGCCGCTGTCCAAGTTCCGGTGCCTGAGCTCGGCCCGCAGGTCTATCACGCGCAGCTCGCTCAGCGGCCGCCGCCGGCTTTCAGACTCCGAAGCGAGGGCGCCAGGCCCAGCCAGGGACGCAGACTCGCCCAGCCCGGCCGGTGAGTGAGTCTCCGCCATGGGCCGCGGTTTGGACTCGCGCGCGCGGGGCGAGGCGGGGGGAAACCGAGGCGGGAGCGCCGCAGCCGCAGCACAAAATGGAGGAGCCCCGGAGCGCAGCGGACAGCGAGGGGGCGGGAAAGGGAGGGAGGCGCACCGCGCATGCGCGCCACTCTCCGGGCAAGCTGCGCGCGCCGCGGCGTCGCCGCCTCCGGAGCGGCGGTGACGTCACGCGGCCAGCCGGCCTCCGCGCCCTCCGGCGCATGCGCAAGAGCTAGAGAACCGTCCTTGGACGCGGGCGACGCCGTTCGCGCCTGCGCGGGGCCATGCTCCCGCCAGGCCCCGCCCGCGCCTGCGCACAGCGCGCTTTGTTCCCCCTCCCCTCGGCGCGTCTCGCTTCCCACCATTTTGTGCCGTGATCTCCAGGTTCACTGCTGGGTTGTGTCGTGTTCTCTTGCGCGTTCGGGCTCGAGGCGAATTATCGAAGGGGCCTTGATGGCGGAGAGTCAACCAGCGGCCGGACTGGGGGATTTCACATCCCTTGGTGGGGCCGCGATTTTTGGTTCGGAACCTGAAACCCGGCGGCTGAGCGAGCTGCGAGTCATCGACCTGCGGGCTGAGCTCAAGCGACGTAACCTGGACAGCGGCGGCAACAAGAGCGTCCTCATGGAGCGGCTGAGGAAGGTGAGGCGAAGCGCGGCGGGGGGAGGCGGGGGAGCGGCGTGCGGCCATCCGGGTCCTTTGTCTGCGGCGCTCTCGGCGCGTGCGCGCTCGGGGCCGGGCCCGAGGCCTGGAGCGGGGCTgccctgaggggagcggggctcCGCCGCTGCTGCCGGACACCCGCGGGCTGTTGTCGGGCACCCGcctgttccctgtgctcctgccgCGGCAGAGCCGTGGCCTTCGCGCTGTTTCACGACACCGCTTTGAGGTTTGggcgcccgccgcccgcgctgCATCGCTGCTCTGGAGCACGGCTCAGGTTGCACTGGGTGGAATATGAGATGGCCTCGGCCTTCCGTCCCTGCCTGACCCCGGCGTCCGCGCGTCCTTCCCCGGTTTACTGTCCCGTTCCCCCGACATACACACATGTGCCCTTTTTCCTGAtctctttttttacttcttttgtaTGCCATTCACAGAATGGGTTAAGTTGGAAGGGATCACTGTGGGtcatctgctccagcagtgTTTTGTCCTAGAGCCCACGGTTCAGGGTTTTGTCCAGACAGTTCTTGCGTATGTCCCGTGAGagagactccacaccctctctgcgcagtctgttccagtgcgTACTCATTAGCACTGTAAAGAATTTTATCCTCCTATTTACGTGGAactttctgtgcatcagtttctgccctaATGCTTGGCACCACCACACTTGACCCGACTCCACCTCTCTGACCTCTCTGGAATGTATTCCCACAGACTTCCATCAGGCCAGAACAGCGTGGTCAGTCCTTTTATGGGTCCTAGCAGACCTGcacattggggaaaaaaactcatGCACTTGAGCTTCTGTAGGAGTCCCTCCCAGTTTTATACTGTTAACGTGCTtatctgcagagcagggagctttGCTCCCCAGCTATAGCCTGATTTGCCTGTGGGGATGTGTTGCACCCTATTATTTGGCATTTCTGACAGGTGTACAGCTATCTGGCTCTGTGACCTGAACTAGGGAGAGAcagtaatgtttttttctgaaaagtcCTGAAAAATTCAGTAGTGGTTAAACCCTAGCAGGCAGCTAAGCATCACATGGCCACTCACTCAGCATGGGAACTAGAAGTGGAAGGGTAAAAGGGAGAGTAAACTTGTGGGCTTGTGAAAAAGACAGTTTTATAACCTTAAGAAATGTAAGGGTTACAAAAAAGAGACTGAGATAGATGAAGGGAAATAATAAAGCACACAAGAGAAACAAGcagtgtgaaagaaaagaattcctTACTGTCAGCCAACTCAGCTGATGCTGAGCCAGACCCCAGGTAATGGCAGTCCCACCAGCATCCACCAGTTTTTTTGCTGAGTCCACCCTCTGatgtggaatatccctttgggCAGCTGTCCAGCTGTGTTCATTCCCAATTCCTTGTGCTCCTTTCTCACTGTGAGGCAGAGTGAGAAACAGTAAAGGCCTTGATACTGTGTAAGCTCACCTCAGCAGTACCCAAACATCCCTCTGTTCTCAGCACTGTTCCCAGCTCAGTCTCAAACgtgctgtcagctgctgtgaaGAGAATTAACTGCCCCATTCAAAGCCAGTATAAATGCACACCAGCAAATAATACAGTGGATCTCATCCTGCTGTCTCCAACAGGCCattgaggaggaaggaggagatcCTGATGAAATTCCTGTGGCTTCAGAGCTGACTACGAAGAGAATGCCAAAAAGAACTAGCAAAGGTACAGTGTCTGGACATTTGCAATTCCACTGTTTGCATGGCACTCGAATTTGGCATACAAACTTGTTTTCTCCTGTTGAATTgctctgattaaaaaataagtcGCTTTTTACCTTGTGGAAATGGTAGAAATCTGTTGCATTAATGAAGCAGTGGCAACTTTAAATGATAACACCTCACTGTTTTATTAGCAAGTCTCAAAACTTGAAGATGAAACTGTAAATTGCaggtgtttctgtgtttgtgacCATGAGTAGAATTGTGTCAGGTGCAGagcaagcagctgcagcatAAGCTCCCATGGAAAGCCTCTATAATTACATTTCAGTTATACTTAAGCTGTAACTATATTTAACTGTACGTTGCTTCAAAATACTTAATATTGTACATGCCATTTTACATGAGTTGAGTTGCTCATAGCTAgttcttaaaaatgctttctgatGAGAAATAGATTATTAAGCTGCTGCTTCTAAGACAGAGTggctaaaaatagaaaaagagcTGTTGTCTTTGAATAGCAGTAGGAGTTTGGGAGTGACAGATGTGCAGAAATGTGATTTGTACATCCAAGATCTTGAAAGTGAACACTAATTCTTAAATCTGTTTAATTAAGGGAGGTGTTTTCGTAAGAATCTTAAAGTGTTACTTTTAAATGGATTACCCAGGGGCTGTTGCATCTTTTTAGTTATTGAAGGGTTGTGCAATGAGGCTGTACTTTTAGAATAATAATGTAGCtctaaaaaaatactgtgctgCTTgtagctcctgctgctggcttttgTGGAGTAAGGTGACCTCAGCTATATCCATACAGACCCAGACTTCTGTATCAGCCTCTTGGCTATTACTTTTGTAACAAGCCCAGTGTTCAACAAATAGTTCAGCAAAGCTTAAACACATTACAAAATGTGGTGCTACATCTGTCTGTTTTTAGGAAGAAAGCCAGAAGAAGAAGGTGTGGAAGACAACGGTCTGGAAGAAAACTCCAGAGATGGG
It includes:
- the LOC136371845 gene encoding scaffold attachment factor B1-like is translated as MAETHSPAGLGESASLAGPGALASESESRRRPLSELRVIDLRAELRHRNLDSGGNKSVLMERLRKAIEEEGGNPDEIPMISENMKKTPKRSSKGRRPDEEGVEDNGLEEDSGDGQDDIEASFDNLQDIDMMDISVLDEAEIDNGNAVDCGDDYSAHNILDSLSDSKENADAEVKELPDQPTEYAVGNLEASPQFSEIKEESREIPIVMVEFEDVGNSLDASSSDLTVIKELEELPLEPENEKILDILGETCKSELLNEEPPEAERPRAQEASNAGPGKRLAEEEDALAAAQLEEDALALDSKSAQALARKEAKRLVVAKGETSEQSPEEEAPDSEGVVVETLSDQSSKRSQGLEASSGETAEKGAGAEARDSKEDGKRAEDKANSEESSPATKESSASEGGDQKKSPVEDKDTKAVAKDEKGRVGSGSGRNLWVSGLSSSTRATDLKNLFSKYGKVVGAKVVTNARSPGARCYGFVTMSTSEEATKCINHLHRTELHGKMISVEKAKNEPAGKKPSDKKEGETRKEKDRHHSAESKSEKSVGIKKEEKSEKKDDAKKSEKDEKEGKEKDEQKTGSSDRSRASKSASRGTERTVVMDKSKGEPVISVKTSASKERSTKSQDRKSESKEKQDILSFDKIKEQRERERQRQREREIRETERRRERERRDREQRLAAIHERDERQRLQRERERLEFQRQRLDRERLERERLERERMHIEQERRREQERIQREREELRRQQEQLRYEQERRSAMRRPYDPDSRRDDPYWPEAKRLALDDRYHSDFGRQDRFHDFDHRDRGRYQDHCLDRRDCSRGIPDRDGQHYPDERHGGPERHSRDSWGGYGSDRRMSEGRGIPPQTRDGRDWGDHGRKLEGHQDRSWQGNVDGGVMGRDHERWQGGDRSMPGQSGPGHGMTRGGTSGRGGFTPAGSQGQVLQGSGIPGVFAGPERTNRLSEPRFSRRY